The DNA segment AGGAGGCGGTCGACGATGCGGCCCGCGCGCTCGGCGCGAACACGAGCCGGCTCGTCGACAACGAGGACGTGTTCGATCCACATACGGGCATCCCGCGCATGAGCGCGATCCCCGTCGCAGTGGAGCGCCACGGGTGAGCCTGCGCCCTGCGATCCTCCTCAGCCTCGCGTTCCTCGCCCTCGCCTTCACCGGCGTCGCCTGTTCGACCCTCCCCGGCCGTTCCGAGTCCCGCGGAGCGGACACGCGCCACCGCTACGCCCTGGCCGGCGACGAAGGGCCCGTCGTGGTCTTTGAGAACGGCCTCGGCAACTCGATGCGCGTCTGGACCCCGGTCTTCGAGCCGGTCTCGGGCTTCGCGCGCGCCTTCGCCTACGACCGGGCCGGCGTCGGCGGAAGCCGCTCCGAGACGGCGACCCGGGACGGCGCGACGATCGTGCGCGAGCTCCGCGCGCTGCTCCAGTCCCTCGAGCTCGAGCCGCCCTACGTCCTCGTGGGCCACTCCCTGGGCGGCCAGTTCGTCGAGCTCTACGCGCGGACCCATCCCGAGGAGGTCGCGGCCGTCGTCTTCGTCGACGCGCGGCACGCGGAGTTCGGAACCCGGTGTCTCGAGGCGCAGGCGGAGCGGTGCGCCGTTCCCTGGTACGCGCGGCTGCTCATGCCGAGCGGACCGCGGGCCGAGCTCGATGCCGCCGATGCGACGACCCGGGCGATTCGCGACGCGGGCCCCTTTCCGCCGATTCCGGTTCGCGTACTGACCGGCCGAGGGCAGCCACCCGAGATGCCGAACCTGCGGCGCGCCTGGGCCGAGTCCCAGGCGGATCTCGTGCGGCTCTCGCCGCTGGGCACGCAGGAGATCTGCGAAGACTGCGGCCACTACGTCCAACGCGACGCGCCGGAGCGGGTGATCGGCGCGATCCGGGCCCTCGTCGAATGATCCGTCGGGCGCTCGCCACGCTCACGCTCGCGGCGACCCTGCTCGTCCCCCTCGCCACCGCCGCCGCGACCTGCCCCCCTCCGCCCGGCTTCGAGGCGGCGCTCGCCCGCGCGATTCCCGAAATCGTCTCGGGTCGGCTCGACAACGGCCTCCGCTTCGTCCTCGTTCCCCGGGCGCACGATCCGGCGCTGTCGATTCGCGTCGCCTATGACGTGGGCGCGCGCGACGAGGCGATTGGACGCGAGGGCGTCGCCCACCTCTTCGAGCACATGATGTTCAAGGGCGGCGGACGTGTCCCCGACGGCGGTCATTTCCGCGTGATTCGCGACGTCGGCGGCTACACGAACGCGATCACCGACTACGACACGACCCAGTACTGGCAGAACGTCCCGCGCGCCGCCCTCGAACGAACGCTCTTCCTCGAAGCCGAACGAATGCGCGGGCTCCGGCTGAGCGAAGCGAACCTCGCGAACCAGCGCGCGGCGATCCGCGAAGAAGGCCTGGGGCTCGAAAACCAGCCCTATGTGAACGCGGCCCTCGCCTTCGGGCTCTCGCTCTTCGAGGGCACGCCCTACGCCCACAGTCCGCTGGGCACGCCGGAATCCCTCGCCTCGATGAGCGCCCCGGAGGCCGAGGCGTTCCAACGGCAGTGGTACGCCCCCTCGAACGCCGTCGTCGTCCTCGTCGGCGGCTTCGAGACCGAGGAGGCGCGCGCGATCCTCGAACGGACCCTCGGTGCCGTCCCCGCGCGTCCGGCGCCGCCCGAACGCGAGCGTTCGACGCTCGAGGGAACGCCGCGCAACGTCGTCGCGGAGGACCCCCTCGCCCCCTTCCCCATTCTGGCGACCGTCTGGAACGGCGTCGCCGCGGACGATCCCGACCTTCCGGCCATCGCCGTCCTCGACGACGTCCTGCTCGGCCATCCGGACGCCCGCCTCGTCCGCACGCTCACCCGGGACAACGCCCTCGAAGCGTTCTCGCTTCCGCTCGCGTTCCGCGACCTCGGCCTGTTGGCCTGGGCCTTCGTCCCCCGGACCTTCGTTTCGACGGCGACGCTGCGTGCGCGCATCCAAGAAGAGACCCGACGACTGCTCGATCGACCGCCGGACTCGGAGGAGACCTGCCACTCGGTGCAGCGGGTGCTCCGCGCGCGCCTCGCCCTCGTCGCGGATGCGGAAGGCGTCGGGGCCGCGCTCGCCCGCGCCGCGCTCTTCCAGGGCGATCCACGCGCCTTCGAGCAGGAGCTGTCCGCGATCGCACGGGTCGAGCCGGACCAGCTCGCGCGCGTGGCCGAACGGGTCTTCGAAGGACCGATGCACACGCTCGAAGTGGAGCCCGTCGGCCTCATGCGCTTCGTGAAGCGCCTGCTCGAGTGGCTGCCCGATGGCGTCGGCGCCTCGCTCGAGGGGACGCTCCTTTGATCCGCGGACGGGGGCGGTCTCGGGCAGCGTCGAGCGTCGTCTCGCTGCTCGTTGCGTGTGTGCGACCTCCGACGCCCGTCGAGCCCACGGCGCCGATCGTCGACATCGACCTCGCACCCCGTTGCCTCGAGATCGCGGATCTCCCGACCCTCTCGCGCGACCTTGGCGAGCGCGTGCCGACCGAGCTCGCGGCGCACATGCCATCGCCGGAGGGCGACGCGGCGATCTGGGTCGACGCCGACACCGCGTCGCCTTTCGCGCGGATCGCGATCGGCGTCCCCTGGCCCCGCGTCGAAGCGGACGACGCCGCGATCGCGGGACTCCTGCTCTCGGAAGGCTGGACCGCGCGAGATCCGGAAGGATTCCGGGCGCGCGCCGCCCGACGCGGGGCGCAGGTGCGCGTCGACACGACCGGGGATCGTCTCTGGCTCGCGGCTTCGGCACCCACGACGGAGGCGGCCGTACTGACCGATCTCCTCGACGAAGTCGTCGCGTTCGCCTCCGTGGACGAGGAAACCTTCGCCCATGCACGTCGACGCGCGCGCCTCGCCCGCCTGGCGGCCGCCGCCCTTCCTGCGACGGTCGCGCGTGATCGCCTCGATCGACTGAGAAGCGATCCGGCCAAGGGCGCCGCGAAGCCGCCCCGCGACCGGGCCGCGCTGCGAGCGACCCTGCGCACCCGATTCGTCGAGGCGCTCGATCGCACCCTCGTCTTCCAGGGATTCGCGAAGGACCGGGTCGCGGCGCTCGGTGAGTGGACCCGGGCTCGCGCCGGGTCGGCTCCCGACCGAGCCGACCCGGCGGAGCGCGTCGCGAGGGAGAGCGAAGGCGCCCTCGATCTCGCGCCGACCGACGTCCTCGTCGTCGGCCGAAGAGGCGCGCCCCAGGTCGAAATCCTCCTGGCGATTCCGAACGCGCCGGGCGGGCGCGACGATGCGCCGCTCCTCGAGGTCCTCGCGAGCGCCGTCGGCGGCAACGTCGGGGGCCGACTCTTCGCCGATCTGCGCGAGCGCCAGGGACTCGTCTACACGATCGATGCCGCACAGGATCCCGACGGTCTCTTCTTCGTCACGACCCGCGCCCGCGCCCCGCGCGTACCCGCCGTCGTCGCCGGTGTCGAAGCCCATCTCCGCGCCCTCGTCGACGTTCCCTTCCTCGACTGCGAGGTCGCGACCCTCGCGCAGCGGATGCGCGGTGAAGATCTGCTCGAACGTGCGGACGCGGACGCTCGCTATGCCGCGCTCCGCACGTGGCTCTCGCACCGGAGACGTCCGGCGGGGGTCGAGCTCCCCGCCCACCCGATCGGGTCGATCACGTCCGAGGCCCTCCGCGCCGTCGCCCATCGACACCTGAACGAAGCCCCGATCGTCGTGCTGGTCGGCGACGCCGATGCGATCGAGCGAGCCTTCGAGACCGTCGCGCCGGAACGCCGGCTCCGGACGATCGATGACGAGGGGCGGATCGACTGAGGCGAACGGCTTCGCCTAACGGTCGCGCCCCGTGCAGTCGATCCCGTCGAGGAAGGCGAGCGCCGTCTCGGAGACCGGATCGCCCTCCAGACTCATCGAGACGAGGATGCGTTGGTGGTTCTGGCCCGCGACCTCGTGGCGCTTCGAGGCCGGCGCGAGCGGCGAGACGACCTCGTAGAGCCGGTTCGACTGTCGCTCGAAGGTCGGTCCCTCGCCCTCCGCCGTCAGCAGGAGCGCCGGCGGCGTCGGCGGGTCGACGTTCGTCACGACCGAGGCCCGGGCCTCCCAATCGCCTTCGCCCCCGAAACGCTGCTCGAAGTAGGCGCGGCTCGCTCCCGCCTCGTAGGTCGCTTCGTCGGCCAGGTCGTAGCCCGCGCCGCTCACGAGGACGAGACCGCAGAGCCCGCGGCGATCCGTGCCGTGACGCGCGAGAGGCGCATCGTCGAGGCCGACGCGCGCGGCAAGCCAGGCGCCTGCCGAATGCCCGCCGAGGGCGATCGCCTCCGGGTCTCCGCCGTAGCGAGCGACGTTCTCGCGCGCCCAGGCGACCGCCGCCGCGACGTCGTCGACCTGAGCGGACCAGTCGACGCCGGGTTGCAGGCGATAGCTCGGCACGACGACGCCATAACCGCGCGCGGCGTAGAAGCGACCCAGGTTCCGGATCGGTTCGACCCCGAACGCGCCGAGGCGACGATCGCCGTGGGTCCAGCCGCCGCCGTGCACGAAGACGAGCGTCGGCCAGCCGGTCCTGCCTTCGGCGGGGAGGAAGAGATCGAGACGATGCTTCTCGTCGTCGAAGTCCGCGCCATCGCGATAGGCGAGGTCGAGCCGGACCCGCTCGCTCGGCCAGTCGGCCCCGCGATAGGCCATCGCCGCGCCCAGGGTCTCGCGCTGGGCCGCACAGCCCGTCAGGACGAGCAGACCCGCGACGACCAGCAGGACCGTCGAAGCGTTCTTTACCGTCACCTTCACCGCCACCGTCGCGGACGCCCCCATCTCAGACGCCCGGGATCGTGAACTGGACCGAGCCGACGGCGGCCTCGAAGTCGCGGACGAAGCGATCGAAGTAGTACTCCTCGGGCGCCATGAACTCGAAGCGGTAGAGCCAGTCACCCACCGGACAGCCGTATTCGAGGGTCCGCTTCTCGAGGCCGATCGCATTGCGGTGGCGGTAGTCGAGGCGGAAGCAGGTCTGGCCGCCGATCGTCGCCGGCCGATTCGACACGACCTCGAAGTTCCCGGTCCCGTCGTCGAGGCGACGACTGTCGAGGGAGATCTCGGAGATCTCCTGGACGGTGAGCGACCCGGCCGTGTTCCGGCCCGTCCCCTTCACGATCGCGCTCTTCGGGAAGCGCCGGACCCAGAACTCCTCGAGCTCGCTGCCGTGGACCGTGAAGAAGAAATAGCCGCCGACCGGCGCATAGTAGGACGACATCCAGCCCATCGGCATGTTCATGCGGATCTGCACGGGGGTCATGTCGAAGGGGCGCGGCGTCGTCTCGTCGATCGGCACCCAGGGCGGCGCACAGGCCATGAGCGAGAGGAGCACCACGAGGAGCGTCCCCAGGGCGAGCCCGCGCGCGATCGTTCCCGAAATCAGCCGGCCCATCATCGGCCTCCTTCCGAGAGCTCCCGGATGTAGCTCTCGACGTATCCCCGATCCTTGGCATTCGGATCCATCCGCAGGTAGCGACGGAAGCGGTCGAGCGCCTGCTTCGAATCCTCGTCGCTCCGACTCGTCCCGTTCGTCTTGTAGTAGGACATCGCCAGCTCGCGAACCGCCACTGCGCTCTCTCGATCCCGGCGAAGCGCTTCCTCGAAGGCCTCGCGGACCTGCGTGATCGAGGGCGTCGGTCGGTTCGGGATCGGCTTCGTTCGTTGCCCCGAGAGTGCGCGCCCCAGCAGGATCCAGGGCTTCGGGTCCCGCGTGTCGCTCTCGGTCGCGCGACGCGCCGTCTTCTCGGCGGAGAGGAAGAGCCCGGCCGCCAGCTCGAGCTCCGCCTGGCGGATCGTGACGGGATGGATTCGCCGCTCGAAGGCGGACGGATCGAGGAGCGGCGAACGCGTCGCCTGCTGGTCCGGATACTTCGTCTGGATCAGCGTCTTCATGCCCTGGACGCGCGCGACCACCGGGGCCGGCGGCACGAAGGGCACCCAGCCCCAGACGCCCTGCGCGTGGACCTCGCCGATATAGGCGATCGTCGTCTCGTAGAGGCGCGGCGTGTCGCCGACGGCGTAGCCGGCCTCGTCGAGAAACTCGAGACCGCGCTCGTCCGCGATCGTCTCGATCGTGTGGTGGAAGTTGACGGCGCTCGTCATCTGCGCGGCCTGCACGAGAAGCTTCGCGTTTCCGCCGCCCTCGACCATCGACGAGCCCACCCCGATCCACGCCATCGTGTCCGCGTTGCGTCGCTTCTCCCGCTTCGCCCGCAGCGCGTTCCGGTTCACGATGTGCGCCATCTCGCGGGTCAGCATCGTGGCGAGCATCGTCTCGTCGGTCATCTGCGCGAGCAACGCCGTGTGGATGTAGATCACGCCGTTCGCGAACGAGTAGCCGTCGATGTTGATGTCGGAGATCACCTCGATCCGCGGCTCGAGTCCCGCCTGCTTCATGCGGGCCGGGGTCGAGCGTTCGAGGACCTGCGCCAGGTAGGCGTCGACCGCGGCGTTCTCGAAGTGGAGGCCGGCGGATTCGATCTCGTACTGGATCGCCCGTGACTCCTTCCAGAGCGCCTGCTCGTCGGGATCGAGCTGCATGGTCGTCCGGTCGGCTCCCATCGGCGGGAGCGGCGGCGTCGCGCAACCGCCGGCGCCGAGCAGGACGAGCACGGCGAGAGAGAGAAGACCCCGTCGCGCCCTCATCGTTCGATCCCCTTGAGCGCCAGCTCGACCAGCGCCTTGTTGCCCGCCGGATCCCGCAGGTCCGCCAGCGGCATCGAGACCTTGTTGAAGAAGAGGATGTCCCCGGTCCGGGCTTCGACGAGAGCGACGAAGAGCTCCGCCGGCGTGGCTCCCGGACCGCCGTAGGCTCCGGTCACGAGGGTCGCCGCCGCTCCGACCGCCACCAGCGCCTGGCGCTCGCCGGTCGGCACGTAGTCCGTCGCGATCATCAGCACGTACGCGTCCGCACGCGTTCCGTCGAGGAGCACGCTCGACTTCGGCCCGAGCGTGTAGTCGAAGCGCTCCATCTGCGCGGGGAAGAGCTGCGTCATGTCATAGGTGTGCCGAAGGATCGATTCCTTCGCGGACTCCCAGAGGAGCCACGCCTGTTCGCCGTCGCTGACCGCAGGCTTCGCGTTCGGGTTCTCGACGCCCAACCGGAAATCCGGTCGCGGCGGATGGGTTCCCGCGTAGGGGACGAAGGTCTTGCCCGCGCGCTCGACGATCTCGCGCACCGCCGTCTGGGCGTGCTCGTTGGCCGCGTCGCTCCAGTCCTGCACTTCTTCTTCGATGTCACCGGAGGACATCGAGTAGACCGAGACGAGCGGCGGGATCAGCGTGATGCGGTCGAGATCGGCGAAGCGCACGCCGTAGTTCGCGGGCCCGCGATAGGGCGGCGGAACGGCGCAGGCGGCGGTCGACAGGACGACCAGGCACACGCCGAGCATTGCGCCCCGGGCGCTTCTCGTGCGGATTCGGATGGGCAAAGCGCAGGCTCTCCTCGAGCAACCGGGCCCGGGGGGCGTGGGACACGCGGTGTGCGACGACTATAGGGCAGTCGTCGCGCAAAGGATGCGCGAGGGCGGCGGGGCGGCGGGGCGGCGATCGATGGGGAGGGCCGCGGGCGCGCGATCGGTTCCGCGCGATCGCGCGCCGCGGAGCCGGACTCGGGGCGTCCCGTCGATCAGGCCGCGGCGATCATCCGGCCGAGCCGTCGCAGATGATGCGTCGAGCCTCCGAGGATCAGCTCGATGTGGCGGGCGTGGACGTAGTAGCGGTGGACGGGGTACTCGCGGTCGACCCCGATCCCGCCGTGGATGTGCTGGGCGGCGAAGGTCACGCGGAAGCCCGCCTCGCTCGCGAGGTGTTTGGCAATCGCGACCTCTTCGTCGGCCTCGCGACCGACGGCGATCCGCCAGGCCACCTCGAGCGCGGAGAGCCGCACGGTCTGCGTGTCGATGTACGCGTCGCTCTCGCGATGGGACACCGATTGGAACATCGCGATCGGCTGGTCGAACTGCTTCCGCGTCTTCGAGTACTCGGCCGTCATCTCGAGCGCGGCCTCGAGGCAACCGAGCAGCTCGTTGCAGAGGGCGGCGTTCGCAC comes from the bacterium genome and includes:
- a CDS encoding alpha/beta hydrolase; the protein is MSLRPAILLSLAFLALAFTGVACSTLPGRSESRGADTRHRYALAGDEGPVVVFENGLGNSMRVWTPVFEPVSGFARAFAYDRAGVGGSRSETATRDGATIVRELRALLQSLELEPPYVLVGHSLGGQFVELYARTHPEEVAAVVFVDARHAEFGTRCLEAQAERCAVPWYARLLMPSGPRAELDAADATTRAIRDAGPFPPIPVRVLTGRGQPPEMPNLRRAWAESQADLVRLSPLGTQEICEDCGHYVQRDAPERVIGAIRALVE
- a CDS encoding insulinase family protein, yielding MIRRALATLTLAATLLVPLATAAATCPPPPGFEAALARAIPEIVSGRLDNGLRFVLVPRAHDPALSIRVAYDVGARDEAIGREGVAHLFEHMMFKGGGRVPDGGHFRVIRDVGGYTNAITDYDTTQYWQNVPRAALERTLFLEAERMRGLRLSEANLANQRAAIREEGLGLENQPYVNAALAFGLSLFEGTPYAHSPLGTPESLASMSAPEAEAFQRQWYAPSNAVVVLVGGFETEEARAILERTLGAVPARPAPPERERSTLEGTPRNVVAEDPLAPFPILATVWNGVAADDPDLPAIAVLDDVLLGHPDARLVRTLTRDNALEAFSLPLAFRDLGLLAWAFVPRTFVSTATLRARIQEETRRLLDRPPDSEETCHSVQRVLRARLALVADAEGVGAALARAALFQGDPRAFEQELSAIARVEPDQLARVAERVFEGPMHTLEVEPVGLMRFVKRLLEWLPDGVGASLEGTLL
- a CDS encoding M48 family metalloprotease; its protein translation is MRARRGLLSLAVLVLLGAGGCATPPLPPMGADRTTMQLDPDEQALWKESRAIQYEIESAGLHFENAAVDAYLAQVLERSTPARMKQAGLEPRIEVISDINIDGYSFANGVIYIHTALLAQMTDETMLATMLTREMAHIVNRNALRAKREKRRNADTMAWIGVGSSMVEGGGNAKLLVQAAQMTSAVNFHHTIETIADERGLEFLDEAGYAVGDTPRLYETTIAYIGEVHAQGVWGWVPFVPPAPVVARVQGMKTLIQTKYPDQQATRSPLLDPSAFERRIHPVTIRQAELELAAGLFLSAEKTARRATESDTRDPKPWILLGRALSGQRTKPIPNRPTPSITQVREAFEEALRRDRESAVAVRELAMSYYKTNGTSRSDEDSKQALDRFRRYLRMDPNAKDRGYVESYIRELSEGGR
- a CDS encoding insulinase family protein, whose protein sequence is MRPPTPVEPTAPIVDIDLAPRCLEIADLPTLSRDLGERVPTELAAHMPSPEGDAAIWVDADTASPFARIAIGVPWPRVEADDAAIAGLLLSEGWTARDPEGFRARAARRGAQVRVDTTGDRLWLAASAPTTEAAVLTDLLDEVVAFASVDEETFAHARRRARLARLAAAALPATVARDRLDRLRSDPAKGAAKPPRDRAALRATLRTRFVEALDRTLVFQGFAKDRVAALGEWTRARAGSAPDRADPAERVARESEGALDLAPTDVLVVGRRGAPQVEILLAIPNAPGGRDDAPLLEVLASAVGGNVGGRLFADLRERQGLVYTIDAAQDPDGLFFVTTRARAPRVPAVVAGVEAHLRALVDVPFLDCEVATLAQRMRGEDLLERADADARYAALRTWLSHRRRPAGVELPAHPIGSITSEALRAVAHRHLNEAPIVVLVGDADAIERAFETVAPERRLRTIDDEGRID
- a CDS encoding alpha/beta hydrolase, whose amino-acid sequence is MTVKNASTVLLVVAGLLVLTGCAAQRETLGAAMAYRGADWPSERVRLDLAYRDGADFDDEKHRLDLFLPAEGRTGWPTLVFVHGGGWTHGDRRLGAFGVEPIRNLGRFYAARGYGVVVPSYRLQPGVDWSAQVDDVAAAVAWARENVARYGGDPEAIALGGHSAGAWLAARVGLDDAPLARHGTDRRGLCGLVLVSGAGYDLADEATYEAGASRAYFEQRFGGEGDWEARASVVTNVDPPTPPALLLTAEGEGPTFERQSNRLYEVVSPLAPASKRHEVAGQNHQRILVSMSLEGDPVSETALAFLDGIDCTGRDR